The following coding sequences are from one Capsicum annuum cultivar UCD-10X-F1 chromosome 3, UCD10Xv1.1, whole genome shotgun sequence window:
- the LOC107863005 gene encoding transcription termination factor MTERF8, chloroplastic, protein MSTSTKSFPFSPSTCCFSRAPSPPIRNLFPSPLLSFAAQKLPLHFLGPQDSKLLLLKCNALAVNDSSTNSFVDSGMLLFSLFREIGFNERDTEALLDAHPVINLTPFESIRTRIHSLQSLGVSGLSLSRLIVKRPEVLTAAEIDSAVCFLLKGDLELAGKIKPSQIEHLFNSTEPRFLAGFEAKVRMLIECGITRETIVHVLNNANLTKAFCLKSFEDIERMLTFLNRFGGADLILRRPALLNYDLDAQLIPRVGFLFELSGGDETGTATVLRKLPFVVAYTVDHLKDHVEFLKSFAGLSEEEIFRIVLVYPNMFSASRERKLHPRIDFLKKCGLSSHDIFRFLIKAPLFLSLSFEGNLAYKLVFLVKIGYKKNTKELAMAMGAVTRTSCKNMQEVIGVFLNYGLTFDDILEMSMKHPQVLQYNHESLEEKMNYLVEEMGREVGELLAFPAFLGYKFDGRIKHRYEEKRKILGEGMSLNKLLSVSAARFSTKSKRKQRVPAINGLNESDD, encoded by the exons ATGTCGACATCCACCAAATCCTTTCCCTTTTCCCCTTCTACTTGTTGCTTCTCTCGGGCTCCATCTCCCCCCATTCGAaatctttttccttcacctttgcTCTCATTTGCCGCACAGAAACTACCTTTACACTTTCTGGGTCCTCAAGATTCCAAGCTTTTACTACTCAAATGCAACGCCCTTGCCGTCAATGACAGCTCTACCAATTCTTTCGTCGATTcgg GGATGCTGCTGTTTTCACTCTTTCGAGAAATTGGGTTCAATGAGAGAGATACTGAAGCCCTTTTGGACGCTCACCCGGTAATCAATTTGACCCCCTTTGAATCCATACGTACACGCATTCATTCTTTGCAGTCACTTGGGGTCAGTGGGCTTTCGCTTTCGCGATTGATTGTGAAAAGACCAGAGGTATTAACAGCTGCGGAGATTGATTCCGCTGTTTGTTTTCTTCTCAAGGGTGATTTGGAATTGGCAGGAAAGATCAAACCTTCACAGATTGAACATCTTTTTAACTCAACAGAACCAAGATTTCTTGCAGGATTTGAAGCAAAGGTTAGAATGTTAATCGAATGTGGGATTACCCGAGAAACGATTGTTCACGTTCTCAACAATGCTAATTTAACAAAGGCATTTTGTCTGAAGTCGTTTGAAGATATTGAAAGAATGCTCACTTTCTTGAACCGTTTTGGTGGTGCTGATTTGATTCTTCGACGGCCAGCGCTACTCAATTATGACCTTGATGCGCAGTTGATTCCTAGGGTGGGGTTCCTGTTCGAGCTGAGTGGAGGTGATGAGACTGGAACTGCAACCGTGTTGCGTAAGCTGCCGTTTGTTGTAGCATACACTGTTGATCACTTAAAAGATCACGTAGAGTTCTTGAAATCATTTGCTGGTTTAAGTGAGGAGGAGATTTTTCGAATTGTTTTGGTTTATCCCAATATGTTTAGCGCCAGCAGGGAAAGGAAATTGCATCCCCGAATTGATTTTCTAAAGAAATGTGGGTTGAGTTCACATGATATATTTAGGTTCTTAATAAAAGCTCCTTTATTTCTAAGTCTGTCGTTTGAGGGGAATCTCGCTTACAAGCTGGTCTTTTTGGTGAAGATTGGGTATAAGAAGAATACTAAGGAATTGGCAATGGCAATGGGAGCTGTTACCAGGACTAGCTGCAAAAATATGCAAGAAGTTATTGGCGTATTTTTGAACTATGGCTTGACTTTTGATGACATTCTGGAGATGAGCATGAAGCATCCGCAGGTATTACAGTACAATCATGAGTCATTGGAGGAGAAGATGAACTACTTGGTTGAGGAGATGGGTCGTGAAGTTGGGGAGCTATTGGCTTTTCCTGCATTTCTTGGGTACAAGTTTGATGGAAGGATTAAACACAGGTACGAAGAGAAAAGGAAGATCTTAGGGGAAGGCATGTCACTCAATAAACTTCTGAGTGTGTCTGCAGCAAGATTCTCAACAAAAAGCAAGAGGAAGCAACGAGTTCCTGCCATTAATGGCCTCAATGAGAGTGATGACTGA
- the LOC107863004 gene encoding subtilisin-like protease SBT3.8 isoform X1, which yields MSSTFYLPLYLAFISLLVLLLNLSDVLLVHANGESKVHVVYLGRRKHDDVELTTSAHHQILSSVLGSQEAARESIIYSYRHGFSGFAAKLTKAQAKRIAELPDVVHVVPSHFYQLHTTRSWDYLGLSTSSPPTNLLHQANMGDGIIIGVLDTGIWPESEAFNDKGLGPIPSRWKGHCQSGEKFDPAMACNRKLIGAKYFAKGYEASLGGKFDHKTEVASPRDRNGHGTHTSTTAGGSFAPNASYHGLAYGTVRGGAPKARLAMYKVCYNGGGCHFADVIMAIDQAIHDGVDILSMSLGAEPPLVPDVDFTDGGQFASLHAVMHGITVVCSAGNKGSLPQTVGNISPWMLTVAASSIDRSLPTLITLGNNQAFVGQSLYTGKETAFLNIAYHGDTDTENRRYCDNFTPNDTSVAGKVGLCFLQGDELNLSLIIEVFRQNGGLGLIVAKSPSRALEVLTFDFPSVGVSYDVGTQILNYFRDSGKPRIKLSPAKTHVGKPISTYVASFSSRGPNSIAPAILKPDVAAPGVLILAAVAGEFPYEFESGTSMAAPHVSGISALLKSLHPDWSPAAIKSAIMTTAGVKDPHSGLPIIAEGMPFKVADPFDFGSGLVNAHAANDPGLIYDMGAFDYILYLCSMGYKNSDISNIIDGGAASCPIKRPSILDVNLPSLTIPSLKGTVNVRRTVTNVGPENSKYEAIIEPPPGITIKVKPDTLIFNSDTEQISFTLTISPTHEYNTAFEFGSLTWTDGVHQVRIPISVRTEFAQLD from the exons ATGAGCAGCACTTTCTATCTTCCGCTCTACTTAGCTTTCATTTCTCTATTAGTACTTCTTTTGAACCTCTCGGATGTCTTACTAGTGCATGCAAATGGTGAAAGCAAA GTTCATGTTGTTTACTTGGGAAGAAGGAAACACGATGATGTCGAACTCACAACATCAGCTCACCATCAAATTCTATCTTCAGTTCTCGGAAG TCAAGAGGCAGCAAGAGAATCTATCATCTACAGCTACAGACACGGCTTCTCCGGCTTTGCAGCCAAGTTAACAAAAGCACAAGCCAAAAGGATTGCAG AATTACCTGATGTGGTCCATGTAGTTCCAAGTCATTTCTACCAGCTGCACACTACAAGGAGCTGGGATTACCTTGGCCTGTCCACATCTTCTCCTCCAACAAACCTCCTTCATCAAGCAAACATGGGAGATGGTATCATCATAGGTGTCCTTGATACAG GAATATGGCCAGAAAGTGAAGCATTCAATGACAAAGGCCTAGGGCCAATCCCTTCAAGATGGAAGGGTCATTGTCAGTCTGGTGAAAAATTCGATCCAGCTATGGCATGTAACAGGAAACTAATTGGAGCAAAATACTTTGCGAAGGGTTATGAAGCATCGCTGGGAGGGAAATTTGATCATAAAACTGAGGTTGCATCACCAAGGGATAGAAATGGACATGGTACACACACGTCAACCACTGCCGGTGGCTCCTTTGCACCAAATGCAAGCTACCATGGACTTGCTTATGGTACAGTTAGGGGTGGTGCACCCAAGGCTCGGCTTGCTATGTATAAAGTGTGTTACAATGGTGGTGGGTGTCATTTTGCCGATGTAATAATGGCCATCGATCAAGCAATTCATGATGGAGTTGACATTTTATCAATGTCCCTTGGCGCCGAACCGCCTCTAGTCCCTGATGTTGATTTCACCGATGGTGGTCAATTTGCATCCTTGCATGCTGTCATGCATGGAATTACAGTTGTTTGTTCAGCTGGAAACAAAGGGTCACTTCCCCAAACAGTAGGTAACATATCACCATGGATGCTGACTGTGGCGGCTTCTAGTATTGATAGGTCCCTTCCCACACTCATTACACTAGGCAACAACCAAGCTTTTGTT GGTCAATCCCTGTATACTGGAAAGGAGACTGCTTTTCTCAACATCGCATATCATGGCGATACTGATACTGAGAACAGACG CTATTGCGACAATTTTACTCCCAACGATACATCTGTGGCTGGAAAAGTGGGGCTTTGCTTCCTTCAAGGCGATGAGTTGAATTTATCATTAATTATAGAAGTTTTTAGGCAGAATGGTGGCTTGGGACTAATTGTTGCTAAGAGTCCAAGCAGAGCACTGGAAGTGCTCACTTTCGACTTCCCAAGTGTTGGTGTAAGTTATGACGTTGGAACGCAAATACTCAATTACTTCAGAGACTCCGG GAAGCCACGAATAAAACTAAGTCCTGCCAAAACTCATGTTGGAAAGCCTATTTCAACATATGTTGCTTCCTTCTCATCTCGAGGTCCCAATTCTATTGCCCCTGCCATACTTAAG CCGGATGTAGCAGCTCCTGGAGTACTTATATTGGCTGCTGTTGCTGGAGAATTTCCGTATGAATTTGAATCAGGAACGTCCATGGCAGCTCCTCACGTGTCTGGCATTTCCGCCTTGCTCAAGTCCCTGCACCCAGATTGGTCCCCAGCTGCTATCAAGTCTGCAATTATGACTACAG CGGGGGTAAAAGATCCTCATTCTGGCTTACCAATCATCGCTGAGGGAATGCCGTTTAAGGTTGCTGATCCATTTGATTTCGGTAGTGGACTAGTGAATGCACATGCTGCAAATGATCCCGGCCTCATCTATGATATGGGAGCCTTCGACTACATTCTTTATTTGTGCTCGATGGGCTACAAGAACAGCGACATCAGCAACATCATTGACGGAGGAGCTGCATCTTGCCCAATCAAGAGGCCTTCGATTCTTGATGTCAATCTTCCTTCTTTAACTATACCAAGTCTCAAAGGTACAGTCAATGTTAGAAGAACCGTCACCAACGTTGGACCAGAGAACTCCAAATATGAAGCCATCATTGAGCCTCCACCAGGCATTACCATAAAAGTAAAGCCTGACACTTTGATATTCAACTCCGACACTGAGCAAATCTCTTTCACTCTCACCATTTCACCCACTCACGAATACAACACAGCGTTTGAGTTCGGGAGCCTGACTTGGACTGACGGGGTGCACCAAGTAAGAATCCCCATATCAGTGAGAACCGAGTTCGCTCAACTTGATTAA
- the LOC107863004 gene encoding subtilisin-like protease SBT3.8 isoform X2, with product MGDGIIIGVLDTGIWPESEAFNDKGLGPIPSRWKGHCQSGEKFDPAMACNRKLIGAKYFAKGYEASLGGKFDHKTEVASPRDRNGHGTHTSTTAGGSFAPNASYHGLAYGTVRGGAPKARLAMYKVCYNGGGCHFADVIMAIDQAIHDGVDILSMSLGAEPPLVPDVDFTDGGQFASLHAVMHGITVVCSAGNKGSLPQTVGNISPWMLTVAASSIDRSLPTLITLGNNQAFVGQSLYTGKETAFLNIAYHGDTDTENRRYCDNFTPNDTSVAGKVGLCFLQGDELNLSLIIEVFRQNGGLGLIVAKSPSRALEVLTFDFPSVGVSYDVGTQILNYFRDSGKPRIKLSPAKTHVGKPISTYVASFSSRGPNSIAPAILKPDVAAPGVLILAAVAGEFPYEFESGTSMAAPHVSGISALLKSLHPDWSPAAIKSAIMTTAGVKDPHSGLPIIAEGMPFKVADPFDFGSGLVNAHAANDPGLIYDMGAFDYILYLCSMGYKNSDISNIIDGGAASCPIKRPSILDVNLPSLTIPSLKGTVNVRRTVTNVGPENSKYEAIIEPPPGITIKVKPDTLIFNSDTEQISFTLTISPTHEYNTAFEFGSLTWTDGVHQVRIPISVRTEFAQLD from the exons ATGGGAGATGGTATCATCATAGGTGTCCTTGATACAG GAATATGGCCAGAAAGTGAAGCATTCAATGACAAAGGCCTAGGGCCAATCCCTTCAAGATGGAAGGGTCATTGTCAGTCTGGTGAAAAATTCGATCCAGCTATGGCATGTAACAGGAAACTAATTGGAGCAAAATACTTTGCGAAGGGTTATGAAGCATCGCTGGGAGGGAAATTTGATCATAAAACTGAGGTTGCATCACCAAGGGATAGAAATGGACATGGTACACACACGTCAACCACTGCCGGTGGCTCCTTTGCACCAAATGCAAGCTACCATGGACTTGCTTATGGTACAGTTAGGGGTGGTGCACCCAAGGCTCGGCTTGCTATGTATAAAGTGTGTTACAATGGTGGTGGGTGTCATTTTGCCGATGTAATAATGGCCATCGATCAAGCAATTCATGATGGAGTTGACATTTTATCAATGTCCCTTGGCGCCGAACCGCCTCTAGTCCCTGATGTTGATTTCACCGATGGTGGTCAATTTGCATCCTTGCATGCTGTCATGCATGGAATTACAGTTGTTTGTTCAGCTGGAAACAAAGGGTCACTTCCCCAAACAGTAGGTAACATATCACCATGGATGCTGACTGTGGCGGCTTCTAGTATTGATAGGTCCCTTCCCACACTCATTACACTAGGCAACAACCAAGCTTTTGTT GGTCAATCCCTGTATACTGGAAAGGAGACTGCTTTTCTCAACATCGCATATCATGGCGATACTGATACTGAGAACAGACG CTATTGCGACAATTTTACTCCCAACGATACATCTGTGGCTGGAAAAGTGGGGCTTTGCTTCCTTCAAGGCGATGAGTTGAATTTATCATTAATTATAGAAGTTTTTAGGCAGAATGGTGGCTTGGGACTAATTGTTGCTAAGAGTCCAAGCAGAGCACTGGAAGTGCTCACTTTCGACTTCCCAAGTGTTGGTGTAAGTTATGACGTTGGAACGCAAATACTCAATTACTTCAGAGACTCCGG GAAGCCACGAATAAAACTAAGTCCTGCCAAAACTCATGTTGGAAAGCCTATTTCAACATATGTTGCTTCCTTCTCATCTCGAGGTCCCAATTCTATTGCCCCTGCCATACTTAAG CCGGATGTAGCAGCTCCTGGAGTACTTATATTGGCTGCTGTTGCTGGAGAATTTCCGTATGAATTTGAATCAGGAACGTCCATGGCAGCTCCTCACGTGTCTGGCATTTCCGCCTTGCTCAAGTCCCTGCACCCAGATTGGTCCCCAGCTGCTATCAAGTCTGCAATTATGACTACAG CGGGGGTAAAAGATCCTCATTCTGGCTTACCAATCATCGCTGAGGGAATGCCGTTTAAGGTTGCTGATCCATTTGATTTCGGTAGTGGACTAGTGAATGCACATGCTGCAAATGATCCCGGCCTCATCTATGATATGGGAGCCTTCGACTACATTCTTTATTTGTGCTCGATGGGCTACAAGAACAGCGACATCAGCAACATCATTGACGGAGGAGCTGCATCTTGCCCAATCAAGAGGCCTTCGATTCTTGATGTCAATCTTCCTTCTTTAACTATACCAAGTCTCAAAGGTACAGTCAATGTTAGAAGAACCGTCACCAACGTTGGACCAGAGAACTCCAAATATGAAGCCATCATTGAGCCTCCACCAGGCATTACCATAAAAGTAAAGCCTGACACTTTGATATTCAACTCCGACACTGAGCAAATCTCTTTCACTCTCACCATTTCACCCACTCACGAATACAACACAGCGTTTGAGTTCGGGAGCCTGACTTGGACTGACGGGGTGCACCAAGTAAGAATCCCCATATCAGTGAGAACCGAGTTCGCTCAACTTGATTAA